The following are encoded together in the Raineyella sp. LH-20 genome:
- a CDS encoding IclR family transcriptional regulator C-terminal domain-containing protein: protein MSEQAVTRVDSAPGPVDRDVVQSLVRGVTVVRAFDAAHPALTLDQAAERVGISRSAVRRLLRTLMAAGLTTFDGHHYRLTAGLLDLGYAQQSRLTLTQVAEPHCAALSRDLERTVSLARLTGSDVVYLVRVGRPRLVDVAIGVGSRLPAHHPAIGRVQLAWLPEAELEAFLASETFRTRPTRMFPTAAALRETLADIRERGWCEVAEEIAAGVTAVAAPIRDRSGRVVAAINVLTESGVHGGATVLDEVVPAMLHTAADIGTDLHPSHLS, encoded by the coding sequence ATGTCGGAACAGGCGGTGACGCGTGTCGACTCGGCCCCCGGCCCGGTCGATCGCGATGTCGTGCAGTCGTTGGTGCGTGGCGTCACTGTCGTCCGAGCGTTCGACGCCGCCCATCCCGCGCTCACCCTCGACCAGGCCGCCGAGCGGGTGGGCATCAGCCGATCGGCCGTACGACGCCTGTTGCGTACGTTGATGGCGGCCGGCCTGACCACCTTCGACGGCCACCACTACCGACTGACCGCCGGACTGCTCGATCTCGGGTATGCGCAGCAGTCCCGGTTGACCCTCACCCAGGTCGCCGAACCGCACTGTGCCGCGCTGTCCCGCGACCTGGAGCGGACGGTGTCGTTGGCCCGGCTGACCGGATCCGACGTGGTCTACCTCGTCCGGGTCGGCCGGCCGCGGCTGGTGGACGTCGCGATCGGGGTCGGCAGCCGACTGCCGGCGCATCATCCGGCGATCGGGCGGGTGCAACTGGCCTGGTTGCCCGAGGCGGAGCTCGAGGCCTTCCTCGCCTCGGAGACCTTTCGCACCCGGCCGACGAGGATGTTTCCCACTGCGGCGGCGCTCCGCGAGACGCTGGCGGACATCCGGGAAAGGGGCTGGTGTGAGGTGGCCGAGGAGATCGCGGCCGGCGTCACGGCGGTCGCCGCGCCGATCCGCGACCGGTCCGGGAGGGTGGTCGCCGCCATCAACGTGTTGACCGAGTCCGGCGTGCACGGCGGCGCGACGGTGCTGGACGAGGTGGTCCCCGCCATGCTGCACACCGCGGCGGACATCGGGACGGACCTCCACCCGAGCCACCTCTCCTGA
- a CDS encoding flavodoxin/nitric oxide synthase — MSVLVVYESMFGNTKAVAEAVADGLRDALAQRGDGIELTLQEVTDAPESVPDDVTLVVLGAPTHAFSMSRASTREDALKKAQTTDAARRTTGVREWIAAALLPPRTTVVTFDTKIMKPLTGSAAKSATKALHGRGFLDVERGESFGVADTPGPLLDGELERARAWGAALVARV; from the coding sequence ATGAGCGTTCTCGTGGTCTACGAGTCCATGTTCGGCAACACGAAGGCGGTCGCGGAGGCGGTCGCCGACGGCCTGCGCGATGCCCTGGCGCAGCGTGGCGACGGCATCGAGCTGACCCTCCAGGAGGTCACCGACGCCCCGGAGAGCGTGCCCGACGACGTCACCCTGGTCGTGCTGGGCGCTCCCACCCACGCCTTCTCGATGAGCCGCGCGTCGACTCGGGAGGATGCCCTGAAGAAGGCGCAGACCACCGATGCCGCGCGCCGGACGACCGGCGTACGCGAGTGGATCGCGGCGGCGTTGCTGCCCCCGCGGACCACCGTGGTGACCTTCGACACCAAGATCATGAAGCCGCTCACCGGCTCGGCGGCCAAGAGCGCCACCAAGGCCCTGCACGGCCGCGGCTTCCTCGACGTCGAACGGGGCGAGAGCTTCGGCGTGGCCGACACCCCCGGCCCACTGCTCGACGGCGAGCTGGAGCGGGCCCGCGCCTGGGGCGCCGCGTTGGTCGCCCGGGTCTGA